Proteins found in one Clostridium butyricum genomic segment:
- a CDS encoding reverse transcriptase family protein gives MIENNRNNIDNKQNYRSAVNTMGKKEFTLLKMQEYGFWPENLPTPYEKQSNESPEEFKKRKELLEKYEKIINDINDLYKEKDVINNKLTELKKKYDDTWDYEKIRKDVSQIIMKESIERRKEIKTLRALEKKNKSEAWRKKKSENIVYIGNGYSKGLYKKDTNKEKLLKIGLPIIKDDKELSELLNIEYRQLRFLTYHRDVVKFDNYTRYTIPKKKGGERNIAAPKMILKNAQRKILEEILYKIQISEDAHGFVKGKSIVSGASVHTKNSDIELLINMDLENFFPTITFERVRGMFQNFGYSGYIASLLAMICTYCERMEMKVKGETVYVKTSDRILPQGSPASPMITNIICSRLDKRLNGLALKYDFIYSRYADDMSFSFNKGNMVMEENEHINVDKILGIISKIIREEGFAVNNKKTKFLRNNNRQSITGIVINGTEIGVPKKWVKNLRAAIYNASKLKECGSNIPSDVINEIKGMTAWLECVNKDRYYKIIKKSKELFE, from the coding sequence ATGATAGAAAACAATAGAAATAATATAGATAATAAACAGAATTACAGAAGTGCTGTAAATACAATGGGAAAAAAGGAATTCACATTACTAAAAATGCAGGAGTATGGATTCTGGCCTGAAAATCTTCCCACCCCTTATGAAAAGCAGTCTAATGAGAGTCCAGAAGAATTTAAAAAAAGAAAAGAGCTTTTAGAAAAATATGAAAAGATAATAAATGATATTAATGATTTATATAAAGAAAAAGATGTTATAAATAATAAGTTAACAGAACTTAAGAAAAAGTATGATGATACATGGGATTATGAAAAAATAAGAAAAGATGTATCTCAAATTATAATGAAAGAATCTATAGAAAGACGTAAAGAAATAAAGACTCTAAGAGCATTAGAAAAAAAGAATAAATCTGAAGCTTGGAGAAAGAAAAAAAGTGAAAATATAGTTTATATAGGAAACGGTTATTCTAAGGGTTTATATAAAAAAGATACAAATAAAGAAAAACTTTTAAAAATTGGACTTCCTATTATTAAAGATGATAAAGAACTTTCAGAGCTTTTAAATATTGAATATAGGCAACTTAGATTTTTAACCTACCATAGAGATGTTGTTAAATTTGATAATTATACAAGATATACAATTCCTAAGAAAAAAGGTGGAGAGCGTAATATAGCAGCACCCAAAATGATACTTAAAAATGCCCAAAGAAAAATACTTGAAGAAATTCTTTATAAAATACAAATAAGTGAAGATGCTCATGGGTTTGTAAAAGGTAAATCAATTGTATCAGGTGCTTCAGTCCATACGAAGAATTCTGATATTGAGCTTCTAATAAACATGGATTTGGAAAATTTTTTCCCAACAATAACTTTCGAAAGAGTAAGGGGAATGTTTCAGAATTTTGGTTATAGTGGGTATATAGCTTCGTTGCTTGCTATGATATGTACATATTGTGAACGTATGGAAATGAAAGTAAAAGGGGAAACTGTATATGTAAAAACAAGTGATAGAATACTACCTCAAGGATCTCCAGCAAGTCCTATGATTACAAATATAATATGCAGCAGACTTGATAAACGTCTTAATGGACTTGCTTTAAAATATGACTTTATTTATTCTAGATATGCGGACGATATGAGTTTTAGTTTTAACAAAGGTAATATGGTTATGGAGGAAAATGAACATATTAACGTTGATAAGATACTTGGAATAATATCAAAGATAATTCGAGAAGAGGGCTTTGCAGTAAATAATAAGAAAACTAAATTTTTAAGAAATAATAATAGGCAATCTATAACTGGAATAGTTATCAATGGTACTGAAATAGGAGTTCCTAAAAAATGGGTTAAAAATCTTAGGGCAGCAATATATAATGCATCAAAGCTTAAAGAATGTGGATCGAATATACCAAGTGATGTTATAAATGAGATAAAGGGAATGACTGCTTGGCTTGAATGTGTAAATAAAGATAGATATTATAAAATAATAAAGAAAAGTAAAGAATTATTTGAATAA
- the add gene encoding adenosine deaminase, with protein MDILNLPKIELHCHLDGSVRPETMIDIARKENIKIPSFDIEDIKKRVIIPIECESLNEYLKAFTIPNLVMQSKESLRRIAFELYEDAAKENVKYMEIRFAPILHTMEGLKIDEVIESVLDGINDAEKQYNIKGNLILGCMRFMSIEKAYEVIEAGKKFIGKGVVAIDLCAAEEEGFCRKFVEPMKLARKYGYRITIHAGETGIGKNVLEAVELLGAERIGHGVFIRNCKEAYDIVKEKNVTLEMCPTSNVQTKAVKDFNDHPMYDFFKDGINVTVNTDNRIVSNTDMTNEIHIAFSEFNITYEDYIEIYKKSVEASFADIKIKNELYSVI; from the coding sequence ATGGATATATTAAATTTACCTAAAATAGAACTTCATTGTCATTTAGATGGCAGTGTAAGACCAGAAACGATGATTGATATAGCTCGAAAGGAAAATATAAAAATACCTTCTTTTGATATAGAAGATATAAAAAAAAGAGTTATAATACCAATAGAGTGTGAATCATTAAACGAATATTTAAAAGCATTTACAATCCCAAACTTAGTTATGCAGTCAAAGGAAAGTTTAAGAAGAATAGCATTTGAGCTTTATGAGGATGCGGCAAAAGAAAATGTTAAGTATATGGAAATAAGATTTGCACCAATACTTCATACAATGGAAGGTCTTAAAATTGATGAAGTGATAGAAAGTGTTTTAGATGGAATTAATGATGCAGAAAAACAATACAATATTAAAGGAAATTTAATACTCGGATGTATGAGATTTATGTCTATAGAAAAAGCTTATGAAGTTATAGAGGCAGGAAAAAAGTTCATTGGAAAAGGCGTTGTTGCAATTGATTTATGCGCAGCAGAAGAAGAAGGCTTTTGTAGAAAATTTGTAGAGCCAATGAAACTTGCTAGAAAATATGGTTATAGGATTACAATTCATGCAGGGGAAACAGGAATCGGTAAAAATGTATTAGAAGCTGTTGAGCTTTTGGGTGCTGAAAGAATTGGACATGGAGTATTTATAAGAAATTGTAAAGAAGCTTATGATATTGTAAAAGAAAAAAATGTTACTTTAGAAATGTGCCCTACAAGTAATGTACAAACAAAAGCAGTTAAAGATTTTAATGATCATCCAATGTATGATTTCTTTAAAGATGGAATTAATGTAACAGTTAATACAGATAATAGGATTGTATCAAATACAGATATGACTAATGAAATACATATAGCATTTAGTGAGTTCAACATTACATATGAAGATTATATTGAGATTTATAAGAAAAGTGTTGAGGCAAGTTTTGCCGATATCAAAATAAAAAATGAATTGTATTCAGTGATATAA
- a CDS encoding MarR family winged helix-turn-helix transcriptional regulator, translating into MEEEIRLSLLLKMVTNLFERELNNKVALMDLTHAQCGILAYLHRYRNKEIYLNDIEKEFCLKRPTVSGLTKRLEEKEFVLIEPKFNDKRYKRISLTDKSEEILELMEENLLNSEKILYKDLTDNDKNELYRILSIMFKNMKKE; encoded by the coding sequence ATGGAAGAAGAAATAAGATTAAGTCTTTTATTAAAAATGGTCACTAATCTTTTTGAAAGGGAATTAAATAATAAAGTTGCACTAATGGATTTAACACATGCTCAATGCGGAATATTAGCTTATTTACACAGATATAGAAATAAAGAAATATATTTAAATGATATTGAAAAAGAATTTTGTTTAAAACGCCCTACTGTCTCTGGTCTTACAAAAAGACTTGAAGAAAAAGAATTTGTATTAATTGAACCTAAATTTAATGATAAAAGGTACAAAAGAATAAGTTTAACAGATAAAAGCGAAGAAATTCTTGAACTTATGGAAGAAAATTTATTAAATTCAGAAAAAATTTTGTATAAAGATCTTACGGATAATGATAAGAATGAACTTTATAGGATTCTTAGTATAATGTTTAAAAATATGAAAAAAGAATAG
- a CDS encoding ABC transporter ATP-binding protein, whose product MIKTLMSQVKQYKKDSILCPIFVILEVIMEVIIPFLMASIIDKGVEAGNMMHVIKIGTIMIIMAMMSLTFGALAGKYAASASTGFAKNLRKTMFQNIQSFSFSNIDKYSTAGLVTRLTTDITNVQNAYQMVVRLCTRAPIMLICAMFMAFKINSRLSMVFLGAALFLGVSLYLITKNVHPLFMKVFKKYDALNASVQENINAVRVVKAYVREEYEINKFHTACENIYKLFVNAEKILVLNMPIMQFAVYTCILLVSWIGAKMIVGGSLTTGELMSLFTYIMNIMISLMMISMIFVMVIMSKASAERIVEVINEKSDLNNKENPVYEVKDGSIAFENVNFSYKKDGEKVLSNINLNIESGQTIGVIGGTGSAKSSLVQLIPRLYDTESGQVKVGGLNVKEYDIETLRNEVAMVLQKNVLFSGTIKDNLKWGNKEATDEEIRKACILAQADEFIQTFPDKYDTFIEQGGSNVSGGQKQRLCIARALLKKPKILILDDSTSAVDTKTDTLIRRAFKDEIPNTTKIIIAQRISSVQDSDNIIVLNEGTIVDFGNHDELVERCEIYRDVYESQMKGADKDEEK is encoded by the coding sequence ATGATTAAAACATTAATGTCACAAGTAAAACAATATAAAAAAGATTCAATCCTGTGTCCTATATTTGTAATATTGGAAGTTATCATGGAAGTTATTATACCATTTTTAATGGCCTCAATCATTGATAAAGGTGTAGAAGCAGGAAATATGATGCATGTTATTAAAATTGGTACAATTATGATTATAATGGCAATGATGTCATTAACATTTGGAGCATTAGCAGGAAAATATGCAGCAAGTGCTAGTACAGGTTTTGCAAAAAATCTAAGAAAAACTATGTTTCAAAATATTCAAAGTTTTTCGTTTTCCAATATAGATAAATATTCTACAGCAGGTCTTGTTACACGACTTACAACGGATATTACTAATGTCCAAAATGCATATCAGATGGTTGTACGTTTATGTACAAGGGCGCCTATTATGCTTATATGTGCTATGTTTATGGCATTTAAAATTAATTCTAGACTTTCTATGGTCTTTTTAGGTGCAGCTTTATTTTTAGGAGTATCTTTATATTTAATAACTAAAAATGTACATCCATTATTTATGAAGGTATTCAAAAAATATGATGCGTTAAATGCAAGTGTACAGGAAAATATAAACGCAGTGCGAGTTGTTAAAGCGTATGTAAGAGAAGAGTATGAAATTAATAAATTTCATACTGCATGTGAGAATATATATAAACTTTTTGTTAATGCTGAAAAAATACTTGTTCTAAATATGCCTATAATGCAATTTGCTGTATATACATGTATACTTCTTGTTTCATGGATTGGTGCTAAAATGATTGTGGGTGGATCATTAACTACTGGAGAACTTATGAGTTTATTCACTTATATTATGAACATTATGATAAGTCTTATGATGATATCAATGATATTTGTTATGGTAATAATGTCTAAAGCATCTGCAGAACGTATTGTAGAAGTAATAAATGAAAAATCAGATTTAAATAATAAAGAAAATCCAGTTTATGAAGTTAAAGATGGTTCAATAGCTTTCGAAAATGTAAATTTTTCATATAAAAAAGATGGTGAAAAAGTACTTAGTAATATAAATTTAAATATTGAAAGTGGACAAACAATTGGAGTTATTGGAGGTACAGGAAGTGCAAAATCAAGTCTTGTTCAGCTTATTCCAAGATTATATGATACTGAAAGTGGTCAAGTAAAAGTTGGAGGACTTAATGTTAAAGAATATGATATAGAAACATTGAGAAATGAAGTTGCAATGGTTCTTCAAAAGAATGTCTTATTTTCAGGTACTATTAAAGATAATCTTAAGTGGGGAAATAAAGAAGCTACTGACGAAGAAATTAGAAAGGCATGTATTCTTGCACAGGCTGATGAATTTATTCAAACTTTCCCTGATAAATATGACACTTTCATTGAACAGGGAGGTTCAAATGTATCTGGAGGCCAAAAACAAAGACTTTGTATTGCAAGAGCATTATTAAAGAAACCGAAGATACTTATTTTGGATGATTCTACAAGTGCTGTTGATACCAAAACAGATACCCTTATAAGAAGAGCTTTTAAAGATGAAATCCCAAATACTACAAAGATTATAATTGCTCAGAGAATTTCATCAGTTCAAGATTCTGACAATATTATAGTATTAAATGAAGGTACAATTGTTGATTTTGGAAATCATGATGAATTGGTAGAAAGATGTGAAATTTATAGAGATGTTTATGAATCTCAAATGAAAGGAGCTGATAAAGATGAAGAAAAATAA
- a CDS encoding ABC transporter ATP-binding protein, whose translation MKKNNLGRPKQKTKEKPLAIMKRLFSYILKRYKIHCIAVILLIIISSLANIIGTMFMKNLIDDYILPFIKEGNTDFRPLLKALIMMGAVYYFGAFCTWVYNRIMVNVTQGTLKNIRNDLFKHMEKLPIKYYDTHAHGDIMSIYTNDTDALRQMISQGIPQFIASGITVFGVLVSMIILNVPLTIITLIMVGIMFFVTKKIAQKSGAYFVKQQKSLGKVNGYIEEMMEGQKVVKVFCHEEESIKEFDKINEELCECADNANKYANILMPVMANIGNISYVLTAISGALLAIYNVGNFTLGGLASFLQFNKTFNQPIAQLSQQLNGIVMALAGAERIFELIDEVPELDEGYVELVNASINDDGIIKEVKERTGIWAWKHYHKEDNTTTYQKVEGDVVFDHVDFGYNDEKIILHDIELYAKPGQKIAFVGATGAGKTTITNLINRFYDIQDGKIRYDGINVNKIKKDDLRRSLGIVLQDTHLFTGSVMENIRYGKLDATDEEVIAAAKLANADYFIKHLPNGYDTILTGDGNNLSQGQRQLLSIARAAIADPPVLILDEATSSIDTRTEKIVQEGMDNLMHGRTVFVIAHRLSTIKNSDVIMVLDKGHIIERGNHESLIDKKGIYYQLYTGALEQD comes from the coding sequence ATGAAGAAAAATAATCTTGGAAGACCAAAACAAAAGACAAAAGAAAAACCTTTAGCAATAATGAAGCGATTATTTTCTTATATATTAAAAAGATATAAAATTCATTGTATAGCAGTTATTCTTTTAATAATTATCAGTTCACTTGCGAATATCATTGGAACAATGTTCATGAAGAATCTTATAGATGATTATATTCTGCCTTTTATAAAAGAGGGTAATACTGATTTTAGACCATTACTGAAAGCATTGATTATGATGGGAGCAGTATATTATTTTGGAGCATTTTGTACATGGGTTTACAATAGAATTATGGTAAATGTAACACAAGGAACTTTAAAGAACATAAGAAATGATTTATTTAAGCATATGGAAAAGCTTCCTATAAAATATTATGATACTCATGCTCATGGAGATATTATGAGTATTTATACAAATGATACTGATGCCTTAAGGCAGATGATATCTCAGGGAATACCACAATTTATTGCTTCAGGAATCACAGTGTTTGGTGTTCTTGTTTCTATGATTATTTTAAATGTACCATTAACAATTATTACTTTAATAATGGTTGGAATAATGTTTTTTGTTACAAAAAAAATTGCACAAAAGAGTGGAGCCTATTTTGTAAAACAACAGAAATCTCTTGGTAAGGTAAATGGATATATTGAAGAAATGATGGAAGGACAAAAAGTTGTTAAGGTATTCTGCCATGAAGAGGAAAGTATAAAAGAGTTTGATAAAATAAATGAAGAACTATGCGAATGTGCAGATAATGCAAATAAATATGCCAATATCTTAATGCCTGTTATGGCTAATATAGGTAATATAAGTTATGTACTTACTGCTATAAGTGGAGCACTTCTAGCAATTTATAATGTTGGAAACTTTACTTTAGGTGGACTAGCATCTTTCTTACAATTTAACAAAACATTTAATCAGCCCATAGCACAGCTATCCCAACAATTGAATGGTATAGTAATGGCTCTTGCTGGAGCTGAAAGAATATTTGAACTTATAGATGAGGTTCCTGAATTAGATGAAGGTTATGTGGAACTTGTTAATGCAAGTATTAATGATGATGGAATAATTAAAGAAGTAAAAGAAAGAACTGGTATATGGGCATGGAAGCATTATCATAAAGAAGATAATACTACAACTTACCAAAAAGTAGAAGGTGATGTTGTATTTGATCATGTAGACTTTGGATATAATGATGAAAAAATAATACTTCACGATATAGAACTTTATGCAAAGCCAGGACAGAAAATTGCTTTTGTAGGGGCAACAGGGGCAGGTAAGACAACTATTACTAATTTAATAAATAGATTCTATGATATTCAAGATGGTAAAATAAGATATGATGGAATTAATGTAAACAAGATTAAAAAGGATGATTTAAGAAGATCTCTTGGAATAGTTCTTCAAGATACTCATTTATTTACTGGAAGTGTAATGGAAAATATTCGTTATGGTAAGTTAGATGCAACCGATGAAGAAGTTATTGCTGCAGCAAAGCTTGCAAATGCAGATTATTTTATTAAGCATCTTCCAAATGGATATGATACAATTCTTACTGGAGATGGAAATAATCTTTCACAAGGGCAGAGACAGCTTCTTTCTATAGCTAGGGCAGCAATTGCAGACCCTCCAGTTTTGATTCTTGATGAAGCAACTTCAAGTATAGATACACGTACTGAGAAAATTGTTCAAGAAGGTATGGATAATTTAATGCATGGAAGAACAGTTTTTGTTATTGCTCATAGATTGTCAACCATTAAAAACTCAGATGTTATAATGGTTCTTGATAAAGGACATATAATTGAACGTGGCAATCATGAAAGCCTTATTGATAAAAAAGGTATTTATTATCAACTTTACACTGGAGCTTTAGAACAAGACTAA
- a CDS encoding DegV family protein, whose amino-acid sequence MKKFKIITDSGCDLSYEMIKTLDLGYLGLVCDLDGENIIEDCGKSLSYSDFYDKLSKGSIPKTSQVNPNRFVDEFEKYLIDGYDILYIAFSSMLSGTYNSALIAKDELIDKYPNCNIEIIDTKSASGGHGLLVYTAVQLKLEGKTITEIVDAIEKLKKRLYCYFTVKDLKHLERGGRISSAAAMVGSILNITPILEVKNDGTLDTVGKIRGEKKAIKELINKIDENLGNEELNDIFVTHAHNHKGAEYLCQLLKEKYTPKNLKINYIGLAIGSHTGQGTVGVFFLGKER is encoded by the coding sequence ATGAAAAAATTTAAAATAATAACAGACTCAGGCTGTGATCTTTCATATGAGATGATAAAAACTCTAGATTTAGGCTATTTAGGTCTTGTATGTGATTTAGATGGAGAAAATATAATTGAAGATTGTGGTAAAAGCCTAAGCTACTCAGATTTTTATGATAAACTTTCAAAAGGATCTATTCCAAAAACAAGTCAAGTTAATCCAAACAGATTTGTTGATGAATTTGAAAAATATTTAATTGATGGATATGATATTTTGTATATAGCATTTTCATCGATGTTAAGTGGAACATATAATAGTGCTTTAATTGCAAAAGATGAACTAATTGATAAATATCCAAATTGCAACATAGAAATAATAGACACAAAATCCGCATCAGGTGGTCATGGACTTCTTGTTTATACAGCTGTCCAACTAAAGTTAGAAGGAAAAACAATAACAGAAATAGTGGATGCTATAGAAAAACTAAAGAAGAGATTATATTGCTACTTCACAGTAAAAGATTTAAAGCATCTTGAAAGAGGTGGAAGAATAAGTTCTGCAGCTGCAATGGTTGGAAGTATACTAAATATAACGCCTATTCTTGAAGTTAAAAATGATGGTACTTTAGATACTGTTGGAAAAATTCGTGGTGAAAAAAAAGCAATAAAAGAGTTAATTAATAAAATAGATGAAAATCTAGGAAATGAAGAACTTAATGATATATTTGTAACTCATGCCCATAACCATAAAGGTGCTGAATATTTATGTCAATTATTAAAAGAAAAATATACACCTAAAAATCTTAAAATAAACTACATAGGATTAGCCATTGGAAGCCATACCGGACAAGGAACTGTTGGAGTTTTCTTTTTAGGAAAAGAACGTTAG
- a CDS encoding TetR/AcrR family transcriptional regulator, which produces MEKTHAKEVKIDKRSLKTKKAIKKALKKLMCSTDISKITIKEIAIEADINRKTFYTHYTDVFSVLKEIEDDLTSKLINILNTYEISEKKYNPYPIFAELTDVINKDIEFYNLLLSYSSFSNLINKITFVLKEYIYNYCTARANINNTSLPYVVNFISAGVISSYQEWLNSEKKITLEELSETLSVLIAGGINSIV; this is translated from the coding sequence ATGGAGAAAACACATGCGAAAGAAGTCAAAATAGATAAGAGAAGCCTAAAAACTAAAAAAGCAATAAAAAAAGCTCTAAAGAAACTTATGTGTAGTACAGATATATCTAAAATAACTATAAAAGAAATTGCAATTGAAGCTGATATTAATAGAAAAACATTCTATACTCATTATACAGATGTTTTTAGTGTTCTAAAAGAAATAGAAGATGATCTTACTTCAAAGCTCATCAATATACTTAATACATATGAGATATCTGAAAAGAAATATAATCCTTATCCAATTTTTGCAGAACTTACAGACGTAATTAATAAAGATATTGAATTCTATAATTTACTTTTGAGCTATAGTAGTTTTAGTAATTTGATTAATAAAATTACTTTTGTTTTGAAGGAATATATATATAATTATTGTACTGCAAGAGCTAATATTAATAACACCTCTCTTCCTTATGTTGTTAATTTTATTTCAGCTGGTGTTATATCGTCTTATCAAGAATGGCTTAATTCAGAGAAGAAAATAACATTGGAAGAATTATCAGAAACCTTAAGTGTATTAATAGCTGGCGGAATTAATTCTATTGTATAG
- a CDS encoding DegV family protein — MIRIISDSSTLYTIEEGKKHDIDIAPLAVTINGKSYLENEEITSDEFITMIKDGNIPVSSQPAVGDVINLYEKYPEDEIINITMADGLSGTYNSACMAKKLCDNGERIEVVNSKTLCLPQRYIVDTAVSLSKNGKTKEEIIKIIQNLIESTKSFLIPKDFEYLVRGGRLSPLAGKIAGVIKLVPVVTLSDDSTSLVKFTTKRTFKKAVEKICDNLLENGFNNAHKIFISHGGDEESAKLVKEIICENINEAEIEIYKLGPAFITQGGPGCIAIQTIKKY; from the coding sequence ATGATAAGAATAATTTCAGATTCATCTACATTATATACAATTGAAGAAGGTAAAAAACATGATATAGATATAGCACCTTTAGCAGTAACAATTAATGGAAAATCATATTTGGAAAATGAAGAAATTACATCTGACGAGTTTATAACTATGATAAAAGATGGAAATATTCCTGTTTCATCGCAGCCAGCTGTGGGGGACGTAATAAATTTATATGAAAAATATCCTGAAGATGAGATAATTAACATTACTATGGCAGATGGACTCTCTGGAACATATAATTCAGCGTGTATGGCGAAAAAACTATGTGATAATGGTGAACGTATCGAGGTTGTAAATTCAAAGACTTTATGTTTACCTCAAAGATATATTGTTGATACGGCTGTTAGTCTGTCTAAAAATGGCAAAACTAAAGAAGAAATAATAAAAATAATACAAAATTTAATAGAATCAACAAAATCATTTCTTATTCCAAAAGATTTTGAATATTTAGTAAGAGGTGGAAGATTATCTCCTTTAGCAGGAAAAATAGCAGGGGTTATAAAATTAGTACCTGTAGTGACACTTAGTGATGATTCTACATCTCTAGTTAAATTTACTACTAAAAGAACATTTAAAAAGGCTGTGGAAAAAATTTGTGATAACTTATTAGAAAACGGATTTAATAATGCTCATAAAATATTTATTTCTCATGGTGGGGATGAAGAAAGTGCAAAATTAGTAAAAGAAATAATATGCGAAAATATAAATGAAGCAGAAATCGAGATATATAAACTTGGTCCAGCATTTATAACTCAAGGTGGACCAGGCTGTATAGCAATTCAGACTATAAAAAAATACTAA
- a CDS encoding flavin reductase, with protein sequence MSSFKEIKPLELTNNPFEMIGKDWMLITAKKACKVNTMTASWGGLGVIFNKNVATIYVKKQCYTKEFLDDSDRFSLTIFNDEYRRELSYLGIVSGRNEDKISKVNFNISEENGTPYFNEAEIVLICKKIYSQDLSEDCFEYDTIHCKNYSENNIHTMYIGEIEKILIKD encoded by the coding sequence ATGAGCAGCTTTAAGGAAATAAAACCATTAGAATTAACCAATAATCCATTTGAAATGATAGGCAAAGATTGGATGCTTATTACTGCAAAAAAGGCTTGTAAGGTAAATACTATGACAGCTTCATGGGGAGGACTTGGTGTTATATTTAACAAAAATGTAGCCACAATTTATGTAAAAAAACAATGTTACACAAAAGAGTTTTTAGATGATAGTGATAGATTTTCTTTAACTATATTTAATGATGAGTATAGAAGAGAACTATCGTATTTAGGAATAGTGTCAGGTAGGAATGAGGATAAAATATCAAAAGTGAATTTCAATATTTCTGAAGAAAATGGCACACCATATTTTAATGAAGCAGAAATAGTATTAATATGTAAAAAAATTTATTCGCAAGATTTAAGTGAAGATTGTTTTGAATACGATACCATACATTGTAAAAACTACAGTGAAAATAACATTCATACAATGTATATTGGCGAAATAGAAAAGATCTTAATTAAAGATTAA